The genome window ATACACAAATATAAGAGAAAAAGCTGGAGAACATATTGCAGACATTATAGTTAAATACTCACCTGACCTTAAAGGAATAAAAATCAAAAAAGAAGATATTGCCTCTATGGTTGATGAGATACCTGTCCTTGCAATAGTAGCAACACAGGCTGAAGGTGAAACAGTTATCACAGGAGCAGAAGAACTCAGGGTAAAAGAAAGCGACAGAATAAAAGCTGTAGTTGAGAATTTTAAAAGGCTTGGTCTCCAGATAGAAGAACTTCCAGATGGGATGATTATATCAGGAAAACAAAAAATAAAAGGTGGTGTGGTAGATAGCTATAAAGACCATAGAATTGCTATGGCTTTTAGTATCTTAGGATTAATTTCTGAGGAGGGTATTAAGATAAAAGATGCAGATTGTGCTTATATATCTTATCCCACATTTTATGAAGACCTACAATCAGTAATACAAAAGTAATTATTTCTTCCTGTATAACCAAAAAAGTATAACCCCAAAGTAACCTATAACAACAATCAGATATATAGCAGGATGCAGATTTCCTTTCTGGATAAGCTTTATAAAATAAGTATTAAACGTCATATAAATAATTGAGATAATAACAGCAATTCCAATCAATGTATCTCTGCTTTTTTCAATCTGAATTCCCATCAAAAGACCTATAATTCCTATAAATAAAAATGGGATGGTAAAAAGAACTCTATCTGTTAGAACTGCAATAGCCCTGTTTTTCTGCTTGTTATCTTTACCTTTGATAAATTCTATAAGTTTTTTATTTTCTAAATCTTCAAACTCATATTTTTTCATATAGTCAACAGACAAATCAAAATCATATTTTTCAAACTTTAGAAAATTAAAACCTTCCTGAGAAGGAATTTGTATATATCCATTTTTTAGAATTATATGATTACCCTTAAATGTGGCTTCTTTAGCTGATATACTTAACCCACCATTACCATTGTATATAAAAATATCCTCCATTGAGTTTTCATTTTTTTTATCAACATAAATAGTTAATCTTTCTGAAAGTTTCATAAAATTTTTTTCAGAGATAGAATCAAGTATATGCTGCTTAACATTGACAGTTATAAACTGTGCCCTCTCCCTGTTTGCATAAGGTACAAGGAAAAGACTTATAACACCTGCAACTACCACAAAAACAATAGATAACCATAAAACAGGAGAAATTAGTTGTCCTCGGGAAATTCCTGAAGAGTAAATTGCATATATTTCTCTATTTTCCCGTAAAGAATAACCAACTATAAGAGAAGCTATAAAAAATCCAAAAAATACCTGATATTTTAAAAATGAAAGATTTACAAAAAATAAAACCTGCAGGAATTTAAAAAAACCAATATGGTAAAGAA of Persephonella sp. IF05-L8 contains these proteins:
- a CDS encoding LptF/LptG family permease; the protein is MKILYRYISWNLIKNFLLLIGFFSIVIVSSQLLHLPSVLYHIGFFKFLQVLFFVNLSFLKYQVFFGFFIASLIVGYSLRENREIYAIYSSGISRGQLISPVLWLSIVFVVVAGVISLFLVPYANRERAQFITVNVKQHILDSISEKNFMKLSERLTIYVDKKNENSMEDIFIYNGNGGLSISAKEATFKGNHIILKNGYIQIPSQEGFNFLKFEKYDFDLSVDYMKKYEFEDLENKKLIEFIKGKDNKQKNRAIAVLTDRVLFTIPFLFIGIIGLLMGIQIEKSRDTLIGIAVIISIIYMTFNTYFIKLIQKGNLHPAIYLIVVIGYFGVILFWLYRKK